DNA sequence from the Betaproteobacteria bacterium genome:
TCTCTCGGGGGAGGGGCAAGATGAAGCGGTTCGCGGCAGTCGTCGCACTTTCTCTGTGTTCGGCACCTTTGCTCGCCGACACGCCTGACCAGATCCTGGAACGTTACGCCGAGCTGGCGCAACAGGAAGATCCGGCCTTCGCCGGTTTTTCCGCAGAGCACGGCCACGAACTGTATCTTCAGAAGCGGGTGCTGCCGGTTGTCGGTGCGATCAACTGCGCTTCCTGCCACATGGCTGATCCGCGTGACGAGATCATCGCGCACAAGTCCAAGGTGCTGTGCCGCCAGTGCCACGTCATCAACGATTCCGAGCATCCCCATCCCAAGGACGCCAAGCTGCGCAAGATCCCGCCGCTCGCGCCGTCCGCGAATCCCAGGCGTCTGACCAACTTCGAGCATGTCGAGGAGTTCCTGAAGCCGAACTGCGAGATGGTGATCGGGCGCGAGTGCAGCACGCAGGAGAAGGACGATATTATTGCGTGGTTGATCTCGGTGAAGTGAAGATGTGTCATTCGTGGTTTGTCTACACTGTCTAATTGCAGCAGGGTCGAAGGGCGGCAATTTGACTGGGACATACAGTCCGTAATTACGTCTGGAGTTCTTTCAGGCATGTTGATGTGTGTATTCGTTTATCAGGTGGACAACGAGACGGAACCAGCGCGGTCCCTAGTCGCTCGACACTCTCAGTTTTGCCAAATTGGGAATGGCTTTGCGACCAAGTTCAAAATAGTGCGGGTCTTTCTCGATCCCAATGCATTGATATCCAAATACTGATGCTGCGGCCAGAGTCGACCCTGACCCTGCAAATGGATCTAGGATAATTCCTTTTCCCATAGGAAGGACTCCCCTAACTAACTGGCGCAAGAATGCTTGTGGTTTTAGGCTGGGATGCGAAGCTAAGGCTCTCTCGCTTGTTCTCGTTGGTGAGGAGGAGATCACATCTCCGAAAGGCCTATCCGTGGATGGTCTGCGAAAACCGCCCGTTCCCCATTTCCTTAAATTGTCTTGCGCGCGGCCTTCGAGTGGTTTTCGAAAGACGAGCCATGGTTCCCACATTGATCGAGGCATTACACTTATCTCAGGAAATTCTTCGTGAGCAGCCTTAGGACGATCGCCCCCCCGCATTGTCATGACTAGGCGGACGATTTCTCCGCGGCGCTCCAGGCCTGCACGCGCCAAAGAATTGGAAACAACGTGAGATAAGAGAGGATTGCTGGCAACGACAACATTTGCGCCCGGTACTAGTGCTGGGGACAGAAGCCGCGCCCACTTGAAGAAAAAATCATCAAGAGCTTTTAGGTCAGTCGCGGTTAACACGGTAAATCTTGGCAACGGCGAACGCTTATTGCCGTCAAACGACGGAGGAATCCGCCAAATTCCACCCTTTCCGTTTCGTAGCTTTTCTTGCTGTTCCGAGGAGTATTCAACTAACCCATATGGGGGATCTGTAACAACGGCGTGAATGCTGTTCCTGTTGCATGAAGACAGCCAATCGCAACAATCGGAATGAATCATGATCGTTTTTTCGTATTCGAACGTGCTCAGTGTTTTTTTTAATGCCTTGATTTCTTTTTTTTCCGAGCGCTGGTCGTCATAAAGATTGAGCGAGTACTGCGCGCGATCCATTCTCGTGAACAATCGAGGAGTATTCAGTTGCAGATAAGACCTAATAGACGAAGAGGAGACGGGACCAAGTCTTTCCGAAACACCCACTTGAATATCGCTAAGCGACGCTCCGCCAGCGCGGGCGGATAGCACCTCCACTATTGCGTCCCTAACTTCCCCCGGGCGGCGTTTCATTGTGCTGACCTGGTTTCTATATAGTGTAATTTAGTCATCCTATAGCTAAAGACGTCTAGACGTCAAACAAATTGTGCGCGATTTGGTCCATGAAGAAATTCAAAAAGTACCGCGTTAGAAGATTCGTCGCTATTTCATTCTTTTCCCTCGATATACTGACCCTTTACTAGTCCTTCCATATATAAATACGATAGAAAAGTCATGAAAGATAATCTCGCCATTTATCCCAGCCTCAAGGACAAGGTCGTTTTCATCACCGGGGGAGGCTCCGGAATCGGTGCATCGATCGTGGAAGGTTTCGTGCGCCAGGGTGCGAAGGTGGGCTTCGTC
Encoded proteins:
- a CDS encoding DUF1924 domain-containing protein — encoded protein: MKRFAAVVALSLCSAPLLADTPDQILERYAELAQQEDPAFAGFSAEHGHELYLQKRVLPVVGAINCASCHMADPRDEIIAHKSKVLCRQCHVINDSEHPHPKDAKLRKIPPLAPSANPRRLTNFEHVEEFLKPNCEMVIGRECSTQEKDDIIAWLISVK
- a CDS encoding site-specific DNA-methyltransferase codes for the protein MKRRPGEVRDAIVEVLSARAGGASLSDIQVGVSERLGPVSSSSIRSYLQLNTPRLFTRMDRAQYSLNLYDDQRSEKKEIKALKKTLSTFEYEKTIMIHSDCCDWLSSCNRNSIHAVVTDPPYGLVEYSSEQQEKLRNGKGGIWRIPPSFDGNKRSPLPRFTVLTATDLKALDDFFFKWARLLSPALVPGANVVVASNPLLSHVVSNSLARAGLERRGEIVRLVMTMRGGDRPKAAHEEFPEISVMPRSMWEPWLVFRKPLEGRAQDNLRKWGTGGFRRPSTDRPFGDVISSSPTRTSERALASHPSLKPQAFLRQLVRGVLPMGKGIILDPFAGSGSTLAAASVFGYQCIGIEKDPHYFELGRKAIPNLAKLRVSSD